Proteins encoded by one window of Massilia sp. NR 4-1:
- a CDS encoding anhydro-N-acetylmuramic acid kinase: MSLFIGLMSGTSLDGVDGVLVDFWAGATRTMAAAHVPFAPALRAELLALQTPGTNEIEREALAANQLAIHYADCVTRLLGVADIKAADVRAVGAHGQTIRHRPELGYTRQSNNPALLAELCGIDVIADFRSRDVAAGGQGAPLVPAFHHSVFGAPGKTRVVANIGGIANISVLHGDGRVGGFDTGPGNVLLDGWIQRHQGQPYDANGAWAAGGQLLSGLLAALLAEPYLALPAPKSTGRDLFHLAWLDAHLAAFPGAAPQDVMHTLTQYTAQTLADAIGRAAPAAEAVYVCGGGAHNAQLLAALQATLGAGTALATTDALGIPPQHVEALAFAWLAWRCQERQPGNLPAVTGAQGERILGAHYPR; encoded by the coding sequence ATGAGCCTGTTTATCGGATTAATGTCGGGCACCAGCCTGGACGGCGTGGACGGCGTGCTGGTCGACTTCTGGGCCGGCGCCACGCGCACCATGGCCGCCGCCCACGTCCCGTTCGCGCCCGCCCTGCGCGCCGAACTGCTGGCCCTGCAGACGCCCGGCACCAATGAAATCGAACGCGAGGCGCTGGCCGCCAACCAGCTCGCCATCCACTACGCCGACTGCGTCACCCGCCTGCTCGGCGTGGCCGACATCAAGGCAGCCGATGTGCGCGCCGTCGGCGCCCACGGCCAGACCATCCGCCACCGGCCCGAACTGGGCTATACGCGCCAGAGCAACAACCCGGCCCTGTTGGCCGAGCTGTGCGGCATCGACGTCATCGCCGATTTCCGCAGCCGCGACGTGGCCGCCGGCGGCCAGGGCGCGCCCCTGGTGCCGGCCTTCCACCACAGCGTCTTTGGCGCCCCGGGCAAGACCCGCGTCGTCGCCAATATCGGCGGCATCGCCAATATCTCGGTGCTGCACGGCGACGGCCGGGTCGGCGGCTTCGACACCGGCCCCGGCAACGTCCTGCTGGATGGCTGGATCCAGCGCCACCAGGGCCAGCCCTATGACGCCAACGGCGCCTGGGCCGCCGGCGGCCAGCTGCTGTCCGGCCTGCTCGCCGCCCTGCTGGCCGAACCCTACCTGGCCCTGCCCGCCCCCAAAAGCACGGGCCGCGACCTGTTCCACCTGGCCTGGCTCGACGCCCACCTGGCCGCCTTCCCCGGCGCCGCGCCGCAGGACGTGATGCACACCCTGACGCAGTACACGGCGCAGACCCTGGCCGACGCCATCGGCCGCGCCGCGCCGGCCGCCGAGGCCGTCTATGTCTGCGGCGGCGGCGCCCACAACGCCCAGCTGCTGGCCGCGCTGCAAGCGACCCTGGGCGCCGGCACCGCGCTCGCCACCACCGACGCGCTCGGCATCCCGCCGCAGCACGTCGAAGCGCTCGCCTTCGCCTGGCTCGCCTGGCGCTGCCAGGAACGCCAGCCCGGCAACCTGCCCGCCGTCACCGGCGCCCAGGGCGAACGCATCCTCGGCGCCCACTACCCGCGCTAA
- the erpA gene encoding iron-sulfur cluster insertion protein ErpA produces MSAVAEAQDVIPSPIIFTDAAAEKVAQLIEEEGNPDLKLRVFVQGGGCSGFQYGFTFDEIVNEDDTTMVKNGVQLLIDSMSYQYLVGAEIDYKDDLEGAQFVIKNPGASSTCGCGSSFSV; encoded by the coding sequence AGACGTCATCCCGTCGCCCATCATCTTCACCGACGCCGCCGCCGAAAAAGTGGCGCAGCTGATCGAAGAAGAAGGCAATCCGGACTTGAAACTGCGCGTATTCGTGCAAGGGGGCGGCTGTTCCGGCTTCCAGTACGGCTTCACCTTCGACGAGATCGTGAATGAAGACGACACCACGATGGTCAAGAACGGCGTGCAATTGCTGATCGACTCGATGAGCTACCAATACCTGGTGGGCGCCGAGATCGACTACAAGGACGACCTCGAAGGCGCCCAGTTCGTCATCAAGAATCCGGGCGCCAGCTCGACCTGCGGCTGCGGTTCCTCGTTCTCCGTCTAA